A stretch of Metabacillus sp. FJAT-52054 DNA encodes these proteins:
- the queA gene encoding tRNA preQ1(34) S-adenosylmethionine ribosyltransferase-isomerase QueA, whose protein sequence is MKVELFDFDLPEELIAQVPLQKRDASRLMHLNKETGEISHGQFPDITRHLQPGDCLVLNDTRVLPARLFGMKEDTGAKIEVLLLKQSEGDTWETLIKPAKRVKEGTIITFGDGKLTAKCLEEQEHGGRTLHFSYEGIFYEVLESLGEMPLPPYIKEQLDDRERYQTVYSREAGSAAAPTAGLHFTDQILSELQEKGVSVAYITLHVGLGTFRPVSAETVEEHEMHAEFYQMTEGTARLLNETRANGGRIITVGTTSTRTLETIASAADGKFQEESGWTSIFIYPGYEFKGIDGMLTNFHLPKSSLIMLVSSLAGRENVMNAYETAVREKYRFFSFGDAMLIL, encoded by the coding sequence ATGAAAGTAGAATTATTCGATTTTGACCTTCCCGAAGAACTCATTGCGCAGGTTCCTCTTCAAAAAAGAGATGCTTCCAGGCTGATGCATCTAAACAAAGAAACCGGCGAAATCAGCCATGGGCAATTTCCCGATATTACCCGTCATCTTCAGCCCGGAGACTGCCTCGTCCTGAACGACACCCGTGTTTTGCCGGCAAGACTTTTCGGAATGAAGGAAGACACAGGAGCAAAAATTGAAGTGCTTCTGCTGAAGCAATCTGAGGGTGATACATGGGAGACCCTGATTAAACCTGCTAAACGTGTAAAGGAAGGCACGATTATTACATTTGGAGACGGAAAGCTGACAGCCAAATGTTTAGAAGAACAAGAGCACGGCGGCAGAACGCTGCATTTTTCCTATGAAGGAATCTTTTATGAGGTTTTGGAGTCGCTTGGAGAAATGCCTCTGCCTCCATATATAAAAGAGCAGCTTGATGATAGGGAACGCTATCAAACCGTCTATTCAAGAGAAGCCGGCTCCGCTGCTGCACCTACAGCAGGCCTGCATTTTACAGATCAAATTCTTTCTGAACTTCAGGAAAAAGGGGTATCTGTTGCGTACATCACGCTTCATGTAGGACTTGGAACTTTCCGGCCGGTGAGCGCTGAAACTGTAGAAGAGCACGAAATGCATGCCGAATTCTATCAGATGACAGAGGGAACGGCCCGGCTGCTTAATGAGACAAGAGCAAACGGGGGACGGATTATTACGGTTGGGACCACTTCAACCCGCACCCTAGAAACGATTGCTTCTGCTGCAGACGGCAAATTCCAGGAAGAAAGCGGCTGGACAAGCATCTTTATCTATCCCGGTTATGAGTTCAAAGGAATTGACGGCATGCTGACCAACTTCCATTTGCCAAAGTCCTCTCTTATTATGCTGGTCAGCTCACTAGCCGGCAGAGAGAATGTAATGAACGCTTATGAGACGGCAGTTCGTGAAAAATACCGATTCTTCAGTTTCGGAGACGCAATGCTCATTTTATAA
- the tgt gene encoding tRNA guanosine(34) transglycosylase Tgt — MTASSSPIRYEFIKTCKQTGARLGRVHTPHGSFDTPAFMPVGTLATVKTMSPEDLKGMGSNIILSNTYHLWLRPGNEIVKEAGGLHKFMNWDRAILTDSGGFQVFSLSEFRKIEEEGVHFRNHLNGDKLFLSPEKAMQIQNDLGSDIMMAFDECPPYPAEYEYMKKSVERTSRWAERCLNAHGRPNDQGLFGIIQGGEYEELRKQSAKDLVSMDFPGYAVGGLSVGEPKDVMNRVLEFTTPWMPDNKPRYLMGVGSPDSLIDGAIRGIDMFDCVLPTRIARNGTLMTSTGRLVVKNAKYAKDFGPIDENCDCYTCKNYSRAYIRHLIKCEETFGIRLTSYHNLHFLLKLMEQVRQAIREDRLGDFRDEFFEQYGFNKPNARNF, encoded by the coding sequence GTGACAGCTTCATCATCACCGATACGGTACGAATTTATCAAAACATGCAAGCAGACAGGTGCGAGGCTGGGAAGAGTTCATACTCCCCACGGCTCCTTTGATACACCAGCATTTATGCCGGTTGGCACACTTGCAACTGTAAAAACGATGTCTCCCGAGGATCTGAAAGGGATGGGCTCCAATATTATTTTAAGCAACACCTATCACCTGTGGCTCCGTCCGGGAAATGAAATTGTTAAAGAAGCCGGCGGTTTGCACAAATTCATGAACTGGGATCGAGCAATTTTAACGGATTCAGGCGGATTTCAAGTATTTTCCCTTAGTGAATTCCGGAAAATTGAAGAAGAAGGTGTTCATTTCCGCAACCACTTGAACGGAGACAAGCTGTTCCTTTCCCCGGAGAAAGCGATGCAGATTCAAAATGACCTTGGCTCAGATATTATGATGGCGTTCGATGAATGCCCTCCATATCCTGCTGAGTATGAGTACATGAAAAAATCTGTCGAACGGACCAGCCGCTGGGCTGAAAGATGTCTCAATGCGCATGGGCGTCCAAACGATCAAGGCTTATTCGGTATCATTCAAGGCGGAGAGTACGAAGAGCTTCGCAAGCAAAGTGCAAAAGACCTTGTATCCATGGACTTCCCTGGATATGCAGTCGGAGGATTATCTGTAGGTGAACCGAAGGACGTTATGAACAGGGTCCTTGAATTTACAACCCCTTGGATGCCTGATAACAAACCCCGATACTTAATGGGAGTTGGATCTCCTGATTCACTCATTGACGGAGCAATCAGAGGAATCGACATGTTTGACTGTGTCCTGCCTACGCGAATTGCCCGCAACGGAACCTTAATGACAAGCACAGGCCGTCTCGTCGTAAAAAATGCGAAATACGCAAAAGACTTCGGTCCAATCGATGAAAACTGCGACTGCTACACGTGTAAAAATTACTCACGTGCCTATATTCGACACTTAATAAAGTGCGAAGAGACTTTTGGTATCAGACTTACGTCTTATCATAATCTTCATTTTCTGTTAAAATTAATGGAGCAAGTTAGACAAGCGATTCGAGAAGACCGTCTTGGCGACTTCAGAGACGAGTTCTTTGAACAATATGGATTCAACAAACCGAACGCTCGCAACTTCTAA
- the ruvA gene encoding Holliday junction branch migration protein RuvA has product MIEFVRGKIDYISPEYIVIDHTGIGYKIFAPNPFVYTMGTETTIYTYQHVREDILALYGFRTREEKALFTKLLNVTGIGPKGALAILASGDPSQVVQAIEAEDEVFLVKFPGVGKKTARQIILDLKGKLGDVAPEFAPSLFNHTVFAEKDEASKALAETIEALKVLGYGEREINKVVPALKDEALSTDQLVKKALQKLLK; this is encoded by the coding sequence GTGATTGAATTTGTCCGCGGGAAGATTGATTACATATCTCCCGAGTATATTGTGATTGACCATACTGGCATCGGCTATAAGATATTTGCTCCCAATCCGTTCGTCTATACAATGGGAACAGAAACAACCATATATACATACCAGCATGTCAGAGAAGACATCCTTGCTTTATACGGATTTAGAACAAGAGAGGAAAAAGCCCTTTTCACGAAGCTGCTGAACGTAACAGGAATTGGCCCTAAGGGAGCGCTTGCGATCCTGGCATCAGGAGATCCGTCTCAAGTGGTGCAGGCAATCGAAGCAGAGGATGAGGTCTTCCTTGTTAAATTTCCTGGAGTGGGAAAGAAAACGGCAAGACAGATTATTCTTGATTTAAAAGGCAAGTTAGGCGATGTTGCCCCCGAATTTGCTCCTTCCTTATTCAATCATACCGTGTTTGCAGAAAAAGATGAGGCTTCAAAAGCTCTCGCTGAGACCATTGAGGCTCTCAAAGTTCTCGGGTATGGAGAGCGGGAAATTAATAAGGTTGTTCCAGCTTTGAAAGATGAAGCACTGTCAACCGATCAGCTGGTGAAAAAAGCGCTGCAAAAGCTGTTAAAGTAA
- a CDS encoding DUF2905 domain-containing protein has product MTEMPKLLMIIGAVLFLAGLFMQAIGKLPGDLVFKKGNTTFFFPIATSIIISILLTVLFSIFGRFK; this is encoded by the coding sequence ATGACTGAAATGCCTAAACTGCTGATGATTATTGGGGCCGTTTTGTTTTTGGCCGGCCTGTTTATGCAGGCAATTGGGAAACTGCCCGGAGACCTTGTCTTCAAGAAAGGGAATACAACCTTTTTTTTCCCGATTGCAACCTCCATTATCATCAGCATTTTGCTAACCGTTCTTTTTTCTATTTTTGGACGATTTAAATGA
- the nadA gene encoding quinolinate synthase NadA, with protein sequence MSLMDVLNEEAVSLIPEKYRTWSTEEIEKRIREIKKEFGSRLFIPGHHYQKDEVIQFADCTGDSLQLAQAAADNKEAEHIVFCGVHFMAETADMLTGDHQYVYLPDMRAGCSMADMANIKQTERAWERLTALYGDTIIPLTYVNSTAAIKAFVGRNGGASVTSSNAKEIVKWALQQKKRILFLPDQHLGRNTAFDLGIPLDHMAVWNPISETLEGPAEQATILLWKGHCSVHEKFTEKNIAHIRKTKPDMKIIVHPECTHEVVQLADLAGSTKYIIEQISAAEPGTKWAVGTEMNLVNRLISSNPDKEIVSLNPYMCPCLTMNRIDLPHLLWSLEAIAEGKGVNRIIVEKEEAKQAVLALNRMLSI encoded by the coding sequence ATGAGTCTTATGGATGTGCTAAACGAAGAAGCCGTTTCGCTGATTCCTGAAAAGTACAGAACATGGTCAACGGAGGAAATTGAGAAAAGAATTAGGGAGATTAAAAAAGAATTCGGGAGCAGGCTATTTATTCCGGGTCATCATTATCAAAAGGATGAAGTCATCCAATTCGCAGATTGCACCGGTGATTCCCTTCAGCTTGCCCAGGCGGCCGCAGACAACAAGGAAGCAGAGCACATCGTTTTTTGCGGTGTTCATTTTATGGCCGAGACGGCAGACATGCTGACTGGTGATCATCAATATGTGTATTTGCCTGATATGAGAGCAGGCTGCTCCATGGCTGATATGGCAAATATCAAGCAGACCGAGCGTGCATGGGAAAGATTGACGGCTCTCTATGGAGATACCATCATTCCGCTTACTTACGTCAACTCCACAGCAGCCATTAAAGCCTTTGTAGGAAGGAATGGGGGAGCATCCGTGACTTCCTCCAATGCGAAAGAAATTGTGAAATGGGCATTACAGCAAAAAAAACGCATCCTTTTTTTGCCCGATCAGCATTTAGGAAGAAACACAGCCTTTGATCTTGGAATTCCCTTGGACCATATGGCAGTTTGGAACCCGATTTCAGAAACATTGGAGGGTCCTGCCGAGCAGGCAACAATCCTTCTTTGGAAAGGGCATTGCTCTGTTCATGAGAAGTTTACAGAAAAAAATATTGCTCATATCAGGAAGACAAAACCCGATATGAAAATTATTGTTCACCCTGAATGTACACACGAAGTCGTTCAGCTAGCTGATCTGGCCGGATCCACTAAATACATCATTGAACAGATTTCGGCGGCAGAGCCTGGCACGAAATGGGCGGTCGGCACGGAAATGAACCTCGTTAACAGACTGATCTCTTCCAATCCGGATAAGGAAATTGTTTCACTGAATCCTTATATGTGCCCGTGTTTAACGATGAACAGAATTGACCTGCCGCATTTGTTGTGGTCCTTGGAAGCTATTGCAGAAGGTAAAGGAGTAAACAGAATCATCGTTGAGAAAGAGGAAGCAAAACAGGCAGTGCTTGCCCTGAACAGAATGCTCTCTATATAA
- a CDS encoding YhcN/YlaJ family sporulation lipoprotein, producing MIRKTIQYGSLALLAGVLTACSNGKDNAMDYNDNTQPIGMYSNEHDGKNKDHADNDGPITEMMDGDRNDRPTRVSNTRKENGYYNESDQKIAENVSNKISKMKNVDEARTVVTEDNVIVAVDTNDKNNKNVKNAILKETEKLAHGKNVDVFTDEGSFNRVKQIDTNIKNNKPRKTIDADIKDFMKNTGKTIQRTLNPNR from the coding sequence TTGATAAGAAAGACCATCCAATACGGATCTCTGGCTCTTCTAGCAGGTGTGCTTACAGCTTGCAGCAATGGTAAAGACAATGCAATGGATTACAATGACAACACACAGCCAATCGGCATGTACTCAAACGAACATGATGGAAAAAACAAGGATCATGCTGACAACGATGGCCCGATCACTGAAATGATGGACGGAGATCGCAATGATCGCCCGACCAGAGTGTCAAATACCCGTAAAGAAAATGGATATTATAACGAGAGTGATCAGAAAATAGCCGAAAATGTTTCAAATAAAATTTCCAAAATGAAAAATGTTGATGAGGCCAGAACAGTTGTGACAGAAGATAATGTGATTGTAGCCGTTGATACAAACGATAAAAACAATAAAAATGTGAAAAACGCCATCTTAAAAGAAACAGAAAAATTGGCACACGGCAAAAATGTGGATGTCTTTACAGACGAAGGGTCCTTCAACAGAGTTAAGCAAATTGATACGAATATTAAAAATAACAAACCGCGAAAAACCATTGATGCCGATATTAAAGATTTTATGAAAAATACCGGCAAAACCATTCAGCGCACGCTTAATCCGAATCGCTAA
- a CDS encoding DUF421 domain-containing protein → MEIYLIIIARTVLLYFLIIIIFRMMGKREIGELSILDLVVFIMIAELAVMAIESPKDPLMHSVISMLLLLGIQYGLALLSLKSEKVRQLIDGKPTIIISKGKIDERAMRSQRYNFDDLMTQLREKNVRNLGDVEFAILETSGKLNVFTKQEGKPMQNIDLALIIDGAIQPAHLEKIGKTELWLRQELRKLGYQELQNISFCTYSNGVFYVDVSNV, encoded by the coding sequence ATGGAGATTTATTTAATTATTATCGCCCGGACGGTTTTGCTGTATTTTTTGATTATCATTATTTTCCGTATGATGGGGAAGCGGGAAATAGGCGAGTTAAGTATTTTGGATCTGGTGGTTTTTATTATGATTGCGGAGCTGGCAGTTATGGCGATCGAAAGTCCAAAGGATCCCCTTATGCATTCCGTCATATCCATGCTGCTGCTTTTAGGGATTCAGTACGGTTTGGCTCTTTTGTCTTTGAAGAGTGAAAAAGTCCGTCAGCTTATCGATGGCAAGCCTACAATCATTATCAGCAAAGGGAAGATAGATGAGAGGGCGATGAGGTCCCAGCGGTACAATTTTGATGATTTAATGACTCAGCTTCGTGAGAAAAACGTACGAAACCTCGGGGATGTAGAGTTTGCGATTTTAGAAACATCAGGAAAGCTGAATGTTTTCACAAAGCAGGAAGGAAAGCCTATGCAGAACATTGATTTGGCGCTCATCATTGATGGAGCGATTCAGCCTGCCCACCTTGAAAAAATAGGGAAGACGGAGCTGTGGCTTAGACAGGAACTCCGCAAGTTAGGCTATCAGGAGCTGCAGAACATCTCTTTTTGTACGTATTCCAACGGTGTGTTTTACGTAGATGTGTCAAATGTCTAG
- a CDS encoding BofC C-terminal domain-containing protein produces the protein MLTRKPFVYVQLSLITLITLFCTVNVQALERHTADEKAVNSITLYLERAYLDGEVSVEIKREPYGSLSHLLDRYPGWMPVEKSGMKIVLRKNMNDISPLMKANGYFGLNNKGILSIFDGKPSEEGKVIQSFFQIDVGKLETKRHIELENGIRVASRKDYLHVIETFKQYGTRSAKK, from the coding sequence TTGCTGACACGCAAGCCGTTTGTATATGTTCAATTGTCGCTCATCACCTTGATCACCTTATTTTGTACAGTAAACGTTCAGGCATTGGAACGGCACACAGCGGATGAAAAAGCTGTAAATTCCATTACTTTATACCTGGAAAGAGCCTACCTTGATGGAGAAGTGAGCGTAGAGATAAAAAGGGAACCGTATGGCTCCCTGTCCCATTTGCTCGACCGCTATCCGGGATGGATGCCAGTGGAGAAAAGCGGAATGAAAATTGTCCTGAGAAAGAATATGAATGATATATCTCCTCTTATGAAAGCTAACGGATATTTTGGCCTGAATAATAAAGGGATACTATCTATATTTGATGGCAAACCGAGCGAGGAAGGAAAAGTCATCCAATCATTTTTCCAGATAGATGTAGGTAAGCTTGAAACAAAAAGACATATAGAGCTGGAAAATGGAATCAGAGTGGCGAGCAGGAAGGATTATCTGCACGTTATCGAAACATTTAAACAATACGGAACGCGTTCTGCAAAAAAATAG
- the safA gene encoding SafA/ExsA family spore coat assembly protein, producing the protein MKIHIVQKGDTLWNIAKKYGADFEELKKMNSQLSNPDSIMPGMKIKVPTGSVPVKNETQINFNSKKETQKPIKEQPVQQPAKEKPKEVQAAEEPKKEKPITPFMPKMPNIPQPVYPEMDINNYYMVNMSMPPKQPQLPQKPANVMPEMKKPANVMPEMKKPAEKPKEKTAAQGAQKAVSPAKKEEATKKMEKMPNMPNMPYSAPTGVMGATQPSMQQPMYGGPQPGYGMQAPMYGAPYGYGHHGHHHHHHPMPYWCVPSPMPYGVGGAMDENMPNVMGAMDENMPNVMGAMSPNMPNVMGAMSPNMPNVMGAMSPNMPNVMGAMDENMPNVMGAMSPNMPNVMGAQSMPQMMPQMAPQGYSPYPPGCTPASPVMPGSGFGPGVMGAYDHNMPNVMGAMDENMPNVMGAMSPNMPNVMGAMNENMPNVMGAMSPNMPNVMGAQEGKNKQPQTGGAYGQMPPQDCGCGGSQGYGMQPGYGMQPGYGMQPGYGMQPGYGQMFGRPDFYNVDED; encoded by the coding sequence TTGAAAATCCATATCGTTCAAAAAGGGGATACATTGTGGAACATCGCTAAAAAATATGGAGCAGATTTCGAAGAACTGAAAAAAATGAACTCTCAACTAAGCAATCCCGATTCCATAATGCCTGGAATGAAAATTAAGGTACCTACAGGAAGCGTTCCAGTAAAGAATGAAACTCAAATTAATTTCAATTCGAAAAAAGAAACACAAAAGCCTATAAAAGAGCAGCCGGTTCAGCAGCCTGCAAAGGAAAAACCAAAAGAAGTTCAAGCAGCAGAAGAACCTAAAAAAGAAAAACCAATTACTCCATTTATGCCTAAAATGCCAAACATACCTCAGCCTGTTTACCCTGAAATGGATATTAATAATTATTATATGGTGAATATGTCAATGCCGCCGAAGCAGCCGCAGCTGCCTCAAAAGCCGGCGAATGTTATGCCGGAAATGAAAAAGCCGGCAAATGTCATGCCGGAAATGAAGAAGCCGGCTGAAAAGCCAAAAGAGAAGACAGCTGCACAAGGGGCACAAAAGGCAGTTTCACCAGCCAAGAAAGAGGAGGCAACCAAGAAAATGGAGAAAATGCCGAACATGCCTAATATGCCTTATTCTGCACCAACAGGAGTAATGGGAGCAACGCAGCCATCCATGCAGCAGCCAATGTACGGCGGACCGCAGCCTGGATATGGAATGCAGGCCCCAATGTATGGAGCTCCATACGGATATGGCCATCATGGCCACCATCATCACCATCATCCAATGCCGTATTGGTGTGTGCCATCTCCAATGCCTTATGGCGTCGGTGGGGCAATGGATGAAAACATGCCAAATGTGATGGGTGCCATGGATGAAAACATGCCGAACGTGATGGGGGCCATGTCCCCGAATATGCCAAATGTGATGGGTGCGATGTCCCCGAATATGCCGAACGTAATGGGGGCCATGTCTCCGAATATGCCGAACGTGATGGGTGCAATGGATGAAAACATGCCGAATGTGATGGGCGCGATGTCTCCCAATATGCCAAATGTAATGGGCGCTCAAAGCATGCCTCAAATGATGCCGCAAATGGCTCCGCAAGGATATTCGCCATATCCTCCTGGATGCACACCGGCCTCTCCTGTAATGCCCGGTTCAGGGTTTGGCCCGGGGGTAATGGGTGCTTATGATCACAATATGCCGAACGTGATGGGTGCCATGGATGAAAATATGCCGAATGTGATGGGCGCGATGTCGCCTAACATGCCCAACGTGATGGGTGCGATGAATGAAAATATGCCGAACGTAATGGGTGCTATGTCGCCTAACATGCCGAACGTAATGGGTGCGCAAGAAGGCAAGAATAAACAGCCGCAGACTGGCGGTGCCTACGGCCAAATGCCACCGCAGGATTGTGGATGCGGCGGTTCCCAAGGGTACGGAATGCAGCCGGGCTACGGAATGCAGCCAGGATATGGAATGCAGCCGGGGTACGGAATGCAGCCAGGATATGGCCAAATGTTTGGACGCCCTGATTTTTACAATGTGGATGAGGATTAA
- a CDS encoding TIGR04086 family membrane protein has product METKKWGKAILSGLVAIFAAALAISLIFSLLLKFTGMTESSIRWILLALSFITLFIGGFIAGGKGKERGWILGGITALCFTLIILLFQFLGFGSTLKPMQFLYHAGFLAMAMLGGMIGVNMSSD; this is encoded by the coding sequence ATGGAAACAAAAAAATGGGGAAAAGCTATACTAAGCGGACTTGTTGCTATTTTTGCTGCCGCTCTGGCAATCAGCCTTATCTTCTCACTGCTCCTTAAATTCACAGGCATGACGGAAAGCTCAATACGGTGGATTCTCCTGGCCCTCTCCTTCATCACCCTGTTCATTGGGGGATTTATCGCCGGAGGCAAAGGAAAAGAACGCGGCTGGATACTCGGAGGCATTACGGCACTTTGTTTTACACTCATTATTTTGCTCTTCCAATTCCTTGGATTCGGATCAACGCTAAAACCTATGCAATTTTTATACCACGCAGGATTTTTAGCAATGGCTATGCTGGGCGGAATGATCGGAGTTAATATGTCATCGGATTAA
- the yajC gene encoding preprotein translocase subunit YajC: MTTILSLVLMFAIFYFLLIRPQQKQQKTFRQMQSSLQKGDKVVTIGGLHATIESIDEEKAVLKAGDGSRLTFERRAIREVKEKSVLAKTEEA; this comes from the coding sequence ATGACAACGATTTTATCGTTAGTTTTAATGTTCGCGATTTTTTATTTCCTTTTGATCCGTCCGCAGCAAAAACAGCAAAAGACCTTCCGCCAAATGCAAAGCAGTTTGCAAAAAGGGGACAAGGTTGTGACAATTGGAGGGCTTCACGCGACGATTGAATCAATCGATGAAGAAAAAGCTGTACTAAAGGCTGGCGACGGCTCCCGTTTAACATTCGAACGCAGAGCAATCCGCGAAGTAAAAGAGAAATCCGTACTGGCAAAAACAGAGGAAGCTTAA
- the ruvB gene encoding Holliday junction branch migration DNA helicase RuvB, producing the protein MNDRLVSGSAENEEQYLELSLRPQRLSQYIGQDKVKENLDIFIQAAKMRGETLDHVLLYGPPGLGKTTLAAIIANEMGVNLRTTSGPAIERPGDLAAILTALEPGDVLFIDEIHRLHRSIEEVLYPAMEDFCLDIVIGKGPEARSVRLDLPPFTLVGATTRVGLLTAPLRDRFGVLSRLEYYRESELSEIVERTADILQIGIDPHASAEISRRSRGTPRIANRLLRRVRDFAQVLGKEAISEELSSEALERLQVDRLGLDHIDHKLLTGIIEKYRGGPVGLDTISATIGEESHTIEDVYEPYLLQIGFLQRTSRGRMVTDAVYRHFNLEVPEHD; encoded by the coding sequence ATGAATGACCGGCTTGTGTCCGGAAGTGCCGAAAATGAAGAACAATACTTGGAGCTTAGTCTGCGTCCGCAAAGGCTCAGTCAATACATAGGACAGGATAAGGTAAAAGAAAATCTGGATATCTTTATCCAGGCTGCCAAAATGCGCGGAGAAACTCTTGACCACGTCCTCCTATACGGTCCGCCGGGTCTCGGTAAAACGACTTTGGCTGCCATTATTGCAAATGAGATGGGCGTAAATCTCAGAACGACTTCGGGACCGGCTATTGAAAGACCCGGCGACCTGGCAGCGATTCTAACTGCGCTAGAGCCTGGAGATGTCCTTTTTATTGATGAAATCCACCGTCTGCACCGTTCCATTGAAGAAGTTCTTTATCCTGCAATGGAGGATTTCTGCCTGGATATTGTCATTGGCAAAGGACCGGAAGCGAGATCCGTCAGGCTCGATCTGCCCCCGTTTACATTAGTGGGAGCTACAACAAGGGTGGGGCTTTTAACTGCTCCGTTAAGAGACCGGTTCGGTGTCCTGAGCAGGCTTGAGTACTATAGGGAGTCAGAGCTCTCAGAGATTGTAGAACGGACAGCGGATATCCTCCAAATTGGCATTGATCCTCATGCTTCCGCTGAAATCTCAAGAAGATCGAGAGGAACACCAAGAATTGCAAACCGGCTATTACGCAGAGTCCGTGATTTTGCACAGGTGCTCGGTAAAGAAGCAATTTCAGAGGAGCTTTCATCTGAAGCACTTGAAAGGCTTCAAGTAGATAGATTGGGCCTGGATCATATTGACCACAAGCTGCTGACGGGGATTATTGAAAAGTATAGAGGAGGTCCAGTCGGACTGGACACAATTTCTGCGACAATTGGAGAAGAATCACATACGATTGAAGACGTTTATGAACCCTATCTTTTGCAGATCGGGTTTTTGCAAAGAACATCCAGGGGAAGAATGGTAACCGATGCGGTTTACAGACATTTTAATCTGGAGGTTCCGGAACATGACTGA